A region from the candidate division WOR-3 bacterium genome encodes:
- a CDS encoding adenosine-specific kinase encodes MEISAVEIENGKGFNLVIGSSHFIMTPEDIAEAILKAVPAVKYAVSFCEASDPALIRSESNDEELLDLSQRNAMAVGAGHSFIIFVKDCYPINFLNSLKNLPEITNIYCATANPVHVIVASAGKGKAIIGVADGNSPKGFENNEERKKRFEFLRKIGYKLSF; translated from the coding sequence ATGGAAATTTCTGCGGTTGAAATTGAGAACGGAAAAGGTTTCAATTTAGTTATCGGGTCCTCTCATTTCATAATGACTCCGGAAGATATAGCCGAAGCGATCCTGAAAGCCGTCCCTGCAGTGAAGTATGCCGTCTCGTTTTGCGAGGCTTCGGATCCGGCTTTAATCAGGTCCGAAAGCAACGATGAAGAACTGCTCGATCTTTCGCAGCGAAACGCAATGGCGGTGGGAGCAGGCCATTCTTTCATAATTTTCGTCAAAGACTGCTATCCAATAAATTTTTTAAATTCACTGAAAAACCTGCCCGAGATAACAAACATATACTGCGCAACTGCAAATCCTGTTCACGTTATTGTCGCATCAGCCGGCAAAGGAAAGGCCATCATCGGAGTCGCCGATGGAAATTCACCGAAAGGTTTTGAAAACAATGAAGAAAGAAAGAAGAGATTCGAATTTCTGAGAAAAATCGGCTACAAACTTTCTTTCTGA